A portion of the Cetobacterium somerae ATCC BAA-474 genome contains these proteins:
- a CDS encoding toxin-antitoxin system YwqK family antitoxin has translation MKKNNMFLRRIELSSEEGYYSIYYLNNDDEIEYLNISYNSFINKDEDEYKYIEYYLDNEYALEYWEFSSENVGVIRSIFNESSYEDITFDITHKNIIKIEVFENATNNLMSQRIVTPSGYNTLVINPALKEYCVENFEFVKNGYRYLYNEKDVLLEEQEYSNGEIVGTSKYYYEDGSLKFLTNLNQTIEFYETGELKSKIYKFKKFSKIVEYYLNGNLMSIGTLNNSNEYIGMGWTFYENGQLKKICSYVDNLIDGEYKDYYKNGVIKTDSFYTLGKENCEFKSYYENGQIECIIDLKDGKRCGKFFKYYKSGQLQDETYYSNNAPINDSLLYYENGKIYAKLAYQNGLRVGISQWFYETGELQSISKYDLIDGYSYLNYSKSYYKSGGIESYVQ, from the coding sequence TTGAAGAAAAATAATATGTTTTTAAGAAGAATTGAATTAAGTAGTGAAGAAGGATACTATTCAATATATTATTTAAATAATGATGATGAGATAGAGTATTTAAATATTTCTTATAATAGTTTTATTAACAAGGATGAAGATGAATATAAATATATAGAGTATTATTTAGATAATGAATATGCTCTAGAGTACTGGGAATTTTCTTCAGAGAATGTGGGAGTTATTAGAAGTATTTTTAATGAATCCTCTTATGAAGATATAACTTTTGATATAACTCATAAAAACATAATAAAGATAGAAGTTTTTGAAAATGCTACAAATAACTTAATGTCTCAGCGAATTGTGACACCTAGTGGATACAATACTCTTGTTATTAATCCAGCTTTAAAGGAGTACTGTGTAGAAAATTTTGAATTTGTAAAAAATGGTTATCGTTATCTTTATAATGAAAAGGATGTTTTACTAGAAGAGCAGGAGTATTCTAATGGTGAAATTGTTGGGACTTCTAAATATTATTATGAGGATGGAAGTTTAAAATTTTTAACAAATTTAAATCAAACAATAGAATTTTACGAAACAGGTGAATTAAAAAGTAAAATATATAAATTTAAAAAGTTTTCAAAAATTGTTGAATATTACTTAAATGGAAACTTGATGAGCATAGGAACTCTCAATAATAGTAATGAATACATTGGAATGGGATGGACTTTTTATGAAAATGGTCAGTTGAAAAAGATTTGTTCTTATGTGGATAACTTAATAGATGGAGAATATAAAGATTATTACAAAAATGGAGTTATAAAAACTGATAGTTTTTATACTCTAGGAAAAGAAAATTGTGAGTTTAAAAGCTATTATGAAAATGGCCAAATAGAATGTATCATAGACTTAAAAGATGGAAAACGTTGTGGAAAGTTTTTTAAATATTATAAATCAGGTCAGCTACAGGATGAGACATATTATTCTAATAATGCCCCAATAAATGATTCATTACTTTATTATGAAAATGGAAAAATTTATGCTAAATTAGCTTATCAAAATGGACTAAGAGTTGGAATATCTCAGTGGTTTTATGAAACAGGAGAGTTACAATCAATTAGTAAATATGATTTAATTGATGGATACTCGTACTTAAATTATTCAAAATCATATTATAAATCAGGAGGGATAGAGAGTTATGTTCAATAG
- a CDS encoding DUF2628 domain-containing protein, translating into MSNYIKSNQKNKEFLENNEEKLLKYIDKKGEYYLNIFKGPKNKTNFCALFLGPLWMGYRQMYFETFIIGCCVTLLGFLAMMYEFFSLTAISTSTIRGLNYALMGLIGFFGNYIYFLSLKRRITKGDEKIGVSKIGILYGFILGVLMPMAIAGATGVILMLLLGD; encoded by the coding sequence ATGAGTAATTATATAAAATCAAATCAAAAAAATAAAGAGTTTTTAGAAAATAATGAAGAAAAATTATTAAAGTATATTGATAAAAAAGGAGAATATTATCTAAATATTTTTAAAGGACCAAAAAATAAAACTAATTTTTGTGCCTTATTTCTAGGTCCATTATGGATGGGTTATAGACAGATGTATTTTGAAACTTTTATTATTGGTTGTTGTGTTACTTTATTAGGTTTTTTAGCAATGATGTATGAGTTTTTTTCTTTAACAGCTATCTCTACCTCTACTATTAGAGGTTTAAATTATGCTTTAATGGGATTGATAGGATTTTTTGGTAACTATATCTATTTTTTATCTTTAAAAAGAAGGATAACTAAAGGTGATGAAAAAATAGGAGTTTCAAAAATAGGAATTTTATATGGATTTATTTTAGGTGTTTTAATGCCAATGGCTATCGCAGGAGCAACTGGAGTTATTT